The following coding sequences are from one Geodermatophilus normandii window:
- the greA gene encoding transcription elongation factor GreA has translation MTTPTENEQGIWLTQEAHDRLKAELDQLVAGRPAMAAEINARREEGDLKENGGYHAAKEEQGKQEGRIRQLTDLLRKARVGEPPTTATTAELGTVITIRFQGDDETEKFLLGSREIAGTTDLAVYSPESAMGSAIMGAEPGTTVTYKAPNGRDITVEVVAVEPFVP, from the coding sequence GTGACCACCCCCACTGAGAACGAGCAGGGCATCTGGCTGACCCAGGAGGCCCACGACCGGCTGAAGGCCGAGCTCGACCAGTTGGTGGCCGGCCGGCCCGCCATGGCCGCCGAGATCAACGCCCGCCGCGAGGAGGGCGACCTCAAGGAGAACGGTGGCTACCACGCCGCCAAGGAGGAGCAGGGCAAGCAGGAGGGCCGGATCCGGCAGCTGACCGACCTGCTGCGCAAGGCGCGCGTCGGCGAGCCGCCCACGACGGCCACCACCGCGGAGCTGGGCACGGTCATCACCATCCGCTTCCAGGGCGACGACGAGACCGAGAAGTTCCTGCTCGGCTCGCGCGAGATCGCCGGCACGACCGACCTCGCCGTCTACTCGCCGGAGTCGGCGATGGGCTCGGCGATCATGGGCGCGGAGCCGGGGACGACGGTCACCTACAAGGCGCCGAACGGCCGCGACATCACCGTCGAGGTCGTCGCCGTCGAGCCGTTCGTCCCCTGA
- a CDS encoding RNHCP domain-containing protein produces MTRSRRAENTGFVCVHCAADVPANSDGHYRNHCPACLWSLHVDDLPGDRASECRQPMEPIGLVEKSGKGWQVVHRCTACGHRQPNRLVRDGDAPDDLDLVLSLPWL; encoded by the coding sequence ATGACCCGCTCCCGGCGGGCGGAGAACACCGGCTTCGTCTGCGTGCACTGCGCCGCCGACGTCCCCGCGAACAGCGACGGGCACTACCGCAACCACTGCCCGGCCTGCCTGTGGTCGCTGCACGTCGACGACCTGCCCGGTGACCGCGCCAGCGAGTGCCGGCAGCCGATGGAGCCGATCGGGCTGGTCGAGAAGTCCGGCAAGGGCTGGCAGGTGGTCCACCGCTGCACGGCGTGCGGCCACCGCCAGCCCAATCGGCTCGTCCGCGACGGCGACGCCCCCGACGACCTCGACCTGGTCCTCTCCCTGCCCTGGCTGTGA
- a CDS encoding M3 family metallopeptidase has translation MSADPAPAVSSNPLLSESPLPYGLPPFADTTLEHCREAVLAGMAEQRAELGAITGSAEPPTFENTVEALERSGALLRRAEAVFGNLSSSLSSPRLREIERELAPLEAAHADALRLDPVLFARVDAVHEARHASGLDPEAVRLVERHHLDRVLAGARLDDAGRARLSEMNRELSELSTQFGQNLQLATEAAAVRVADAAELDGLGEEEVAAAARAAADRGLDGYVLPLLLPTGQPVLAKLRDRELRRRVFEASVTRASSGEHDNGPVAARIARVRAERARLLGFATHADLVLADQTAGSTAAVDAMLSSMVGPSTANARAEAEVLAEAAARDGVDELAPWDWAFYSERVRAERYAVDTAALRPWFELDRVLVDGVFRAAELLYGFRFSPRPDLAGYHPDVRVWEVSGPDGEAVGLYLGDFTAREGKRGGAWMSSFVTQSRLLGTRPVVVNNLNVARAPEGRPTLLTLDEVDTLFHEFGHALHGLSSAVTYPRFAGTAVPRDFVEFPSQVNEMWALWPEVLSAYARHVETGEPLPPAVVEALDDARLWGEGFATLEYLAATLLDQAWHRITPETEIGDPAEFERRALADAGVADDLVPPRYRTTYFQHVFAGGYAAGYYSYIWSEVLDADTVEWFRENGGLRRENGDVFRERLLSRGGSVDPLEAFRAVRGRDADPAPLLRRRGLAPA, from the coding sequence ATGAGCGCCGATCCCGCCCCCGCCGTGTCGTCCAACCCGCTGCTGTCCGAGTCGCCGCTGCCCTACGGGCTGCCGCCGTTCGCCGACACCACCCTCGAGCACTGCCGCGAGGCGGTGCTGGCCGGGATGGCCGAGCAGCGCGCCGAGCTCGGCGCGATCACCGGGTCGGCCGAGCCGCCCACGTTCGAGAACACCGTCGAGGCGCTCGAGCGCTCCGGTGCGCTGCTGCGCCGCGCCGAGGCGGTGTTCGGCAACCTCTCCTCCTCGCTGTCCTCGCCGCGGCTGCGCGAGATCGAGCGCGAGCTCGCGCCGCTGGAGGCCGCGCACGCCGACGCGCTGCGGCTGGACCCCGTGCTGTTCGCCCGCGTCGACGCCGTCCACGAGGCGCGACACGCCTCGGGGCTGGACCCCGAGGCGGTCCGGCTGGTCGAGCGCCACCACCTCGACCGCGTGCTCGCCGGCGCCCGTCTCGACGATGCCGGCCGCGCCCGGCTGTCGGAGATGAACCGCGAGCTCTCCGAGCTGTCCACGCAGTTCGGGCAGAACCTGCAGCTGGCCACCGAGGCCGCCGCCGTCCGGGTGGCCGACGCCGCCGAGCTCGACGGGCTGGGCGAGGAGGAGGTCGCCGCGGCGGCCCGTGCCGCCGCCGACCGCGGCCTCGACGGGTACGTGCTGCCGCTGCTGCTCCCGACGGGTCAGCCGGTGCTGGCCAAGCTGCGCGACCGGGAGCTGCGCCGCCGGGTGTTCGAGGCGTCGGTGACCCGCGCGTCGTCGGGCGAGCACGACAACGGCCCGGTCGCCGCGCGGATCGCGCGGGTGCGCGCCGAGCGGGCGCGGCTGCTGGGCTTCGCCACCCACGCCGACCTGGTGCTCGCCGACCAGACCGCCGGGAGCACCGCCGCCGTCGACGCGATGCTCTCGTCGATGGTCGGTCCGTCGACGGCGAACGCGCGGGCCGAGGCGGAGGTGCTGGCCGAGGCCGCCGCCCGGGACGGCGTTGACGAGCTGGCGCCGTGGGACTGGGCCTTCTACAGCGAGCGGGTGCGCGCCGAGCGCTATGCCGTCGACACCGCGGCGCTGCGGCCGTGGTTCGAGCTGGACCGCGTCCTCGTCGACGGCGTCTTCCGGGCCGCCGAGCTGCTCTACGGCTTCCGCTTCAGCCCGCGCCCCGACCTCGCCGGCTACCACCCCGACGTCCGCGTGTGGGAGGTCAGCGGCCCCGACGGCGAGGCGGTGGGCCTCTACCTCGGTGACTTCACGGCCCGCGAGGGCAAGCGCGGCGGGGCGTGGATGAGCTCGTTCGTGACCCAGTCGCGGCTGCTCGGCACCCGGCCGGTCGTCGTCAACAACCTCAACGTGGCCCGGGCACCCGAGGGGCGGCCGACGCTGCTCACGCTCGACGAGGTCGACACGCTGTTCCACGAGTTCGGGCACGCCCTGCACGGGCTGAGCTCGGCGGTGACCTACCCGCGCTTCGCCGGCACCGCGGTGCCCCGCGACTTCGTCGAGTTCCCCAGCCAGGTCAACGAGATGTGGGCGCTGTGGCCGGAGGTCCTCTCCGCCTACGCGCGGCACGTCGAGACCGGCGAGCCGCTGCCCCCGGCCGTCGTCGAGGCGCTCGACGACGCCCGGCTGTGGGGCGAGGGCTTCGCGACGCTGGAGTACCTCGCCGCCACGCTGCTCGACCAGGCCTGGCACCGCATCACCCCGGAGACCGAGATCGGCGACCCCGCGGAGTTCGAGCGGCGGGCGCTGGCCGACGCCGGCGTCGCCGACGACCTGGTGCCGCCGCGCTACCGGACGACGTACTTCCAGCACGTCTTCGCCGGCGGCTACGCGGCGGGCTACTACTCCTACATCTGGTCGGAGGTCCTCGACGCCGACACCGTCGAGTGGTTCCGCGAGAACGGCGGCCTGCGCCGGGAGAACGGCGACGTCTTCCGTGAGCGGCTGCTCTCCCGCGGCGGCTCGGTGGACCCGCTGGAGGCCTTCCGCGCCGTCCGCGGCCGCGACGCCGACCCCGCCCCGCTGCTCCGCCGCCGGGGCCTCGCCCCGGCCTGA
- a CDS encoding ABC transporter permease: MSSLSVAVSDSLTITRRNLIKVKRVPDLLFFATLSPIMFVLLFRYVFGGAIQVPGDLSYAEFLLPGIFAQTVVFGATITGASVADDLQKGLIDRFRSLPMASSAVLVGRTVADAGLNALSVAVMALTGLVVGWRIHTSAGEAAAGFLVLLVFSYAISWLMAVVGLLVRTPEVVNNASFIVIFPLTFASNAFVPLESFPSWLRAFAEWNPVSAVVEASRQLFGNTVPGLPAPEAWSLQHPALYSLLWAAVIVAVFLPLSVRLYKRTASR; encoded by the coding sequence ATGAGCTCGCTGTCCGTGGCCGTCAGCGACAGCCTGACGATCACCCGCCGGAACCTGATCAAGGTCAAGCGGGTGCCCGACCTGCTGTTCTTCGCGACGCTGTCGCCGATCATGTTCGTGCTGCTGTTCCGCTACGTCTTCGGCGGCGCGATCCAGGTCCCGGGCGACCTGTCCTACGCGGAGTTCCTGCTGCCCGGGATCTTCGCCCAGACCGTGGTCTTCGGCGCCACGATCACCGGGGCGAGCGTCGCCGACGACCTGCAGAAGGGGCTCATCGACCGGTTCCGGTCGCTGCCGATGGCGTCCTCGGCCGTGCTCGTGGGCCGGACGGTCGCCGACGCCGGGCTCAACGCGCTGTCGGTCGCGGTGATGGCGCTGACCGGCCTCGTCGTCGGCTGGCGGATCCACACCTCGGCGGGTGAGGCGGCGGCCGGCTTCCTCGTGCTGCTCGTGTTCTCCTACGCGATCAGCTGGCTGATGGCGGTCGTCGGGCTGCTGGTGCGGACGCCGGAGGTCGTGAACAACGCGTCCTTCATCGTGATCTTCCCGTTGACGTTCGCCTCCAACGCCTTCGTGCCGCTGGAGAGCTTCCCGTCGTGGCTGCGCGCCTTCGCCGAGTGGAACCCGGTGTCGGCGGTGGTGGAGGCATCGCGGCAGCTGTTCGGCAACACCGTGCCCGGCCTGCCGGCGCCGGAGGCCTGGTCGCTGCAGCACCCGGCGCTGTACTCGCTGCTCTGGGCGGCGGTGATCGTCGCGGTGTTCCTCCCGCTGTCGGTGCGGCTCTACAAGCGGACCGCCAGCCGCTGA
- a CDS encoding ATP-binding cassette domain-containing protein, with the protein MSNAILVEGLQKRFGSNTALAGVDLAVPEGSVLGLLGPNGAGKTTVVRILTTLLQPDGGRAEVAGVDVLREPDRVRSLIGLTGQYAAVDEYLTGFENLEMVGRLYRLGRQQSRARAEELLERFDLTDAAARPAKTYSGGMRRRLDIAASLIARPRVLFLDEPTTGLDPRSRLGMWEFIADLAGGGTTILLTTQYLEEADRLAERMVVIDRGRVIARGTADELKAQVGGQRLELTVGRAGDLAEAARLLVPLSAGGAHPDEQTRRLSLPVRGGTDSLAEALRLLAGTDVEVLDIGLRRPDLDDVFLSLTGHAAEDGEQDPDAGETAGRVPAETAGSAR; encoded by the coding sequence ATGAGCAACGCCATCCTCGTCGAGGGACTGCAGAAGCGCTTCGGGTCCAACACCGCGCTGGCGGGGGTCGACCTCGCCGTTCCCGAGGGCAGCGTGCTCGGCCTGCTCGGGCCCAACGGGGCGGGCAAGACCACCGTCGTCCGCATCCTCACCACGCTGCTGCAGCCCGACGGCGGCCGCGCCGAGGTGGCCGGGGTCGACGTCCTGCGCGAGCCGGACCGGGTGCGCTCGCTCATCGGGCTGACCGGCCAGTACGCCGCGGTCGACGAGTACCTCACCGGCTTCGAGAACCTGGAGATGGTCGGGCGGCTCTACCGGCTCGGGAGGCAGCAGTCGCGGGCGCGGGCGGAGGAACTGCTCGAGCGCTTCGACCTCACCGACGCGGCGGCCCGGCCGGCGAAGACCTACTCCGGCGGCATGCGGCGCCGGCTCGACATCGCCGCCTCGCTCATCGCCCGCCCGCGGGTGCTGTTCCTCGACGAGCCGACCACCGGTCTGGACCCGCGCAGCCGGCTGGGCATGTGGGAGTTCATCGCCGACCTCGCCGGCGGCGGGACGACGATCCTGCTGACCACCCAGTACCTCGAGGAGGCCGACCGCCTGGCCGAGCGGATGGTGGTGATCGACCGCGGCCGGGTGATCGCCCGCGGCACCGCCGACGAGCTCAAGGCCCAGGTCGGCGGGCAGCGGCTGGAGCTGACCGTCGGCCGCGCCGGGGACCTCGCCGAGGCCGCCCGGCTGCTGGTGCCGCTGTCGGCGGGCGGCGCCCACCCCGACGAGCAGACCCGGCGGCTGAGCCTGCCGGTGCGCGGGGGCACCGACTCGCTGGCCGAGGCGCTGCGCCTGCTGGCCGGCACCGACGTCGAGGTGCTCGACATCGGGCTGCGCCGGCCCGACCTCGACGACGTCTTCCTCAGCCTGACCGGCCACGCGGCCGAGGACGGCGAGCAGGACCCGGACGCCGGGGAGACCGCCGGGCGCGTGCCCGCCGAGACCGCAGGGAGTGCCCGATGA
- the ilvA gene encoding threonine ammonia-lyase — protein sequence MGADLVTGADVAAAADLLDGVARRTPLEHSRALAERVGGPVHLKCENLQHTGSFKFRGAYVRLSRLTPEERARGVVAASAGNHAQGVALAARMLGISATVFMPESAPLPKVAATRGYGAEARLGGVDLTAALAAAVAHAEATGAVFIHPFDHPDVIAGQGTVGAEVLEQCPDVATLVVCTGGGGLVSGVAAAVRARRPEVRIVAVQAAGAAAFPGSLAAGYPVPLTGVSTMADGIAVGAPSDLTLAHVRDLVDEVRTVGEEDLSRALLFCLERAKLVVEPAGVAAVAAVLAEPEAFPPPVVAVVSGGNVDPVLLLKVVQHGMAAAGRYLRLRLAVPDRPGSLAAVLAVLAEGGANVLEVEHERTSTRLDLGQVEVFVVLETRGPDHARTVVTALEDAGFPVSEG from the coding sequence ATGGGAGCCGACCTCGTCACCGGTGCCGACGTCGCCGCCGCGGCCGACCTGCTCGACGGCGTCGCACGCCGCACGCCGCTGGAGCACTCGCGCGCGCTGGCCGAGCGGGTCGGCGGCCCGGTGCACCTCAAGTGCGAGAACCTGCAGCACACCGGCTCGTTCAAGTTCCGCGGCGCCTACGTGCGGTTGTCGCGGCTGACGCCGGAGGAGCGGGCGCGGGGGGTGGTCGCGGCCAGCGCCGGCAACCACGCGCAGGGCGTCGCGCTGGCCGCCCGCATGCTCGGGATCTCGGCCACCGTCTTCATGCCCGAGTCCGCGCCGCTGCCCAAGGTGGCCGCCACCCGCGGCTACGGCGCCGAGGCCCGCCTGGGCGGCGTCGACCTCACCGCGGCGCTGGCCGCGGCGGTCGCGCACGCCGAGGCGACCGGCGCGGTCTTCATCCACCCCTTCGACCACCCCGACGTCATCGCCGGGCAGGGGACCGTGGGCGCCGAGGTGCTCGAGCAGTGCCCCGACGTCGCCACGCTCGTCGTCTGCACCGGGGGCGGCGGGCTCGTGTCCGGCGTCGCCGCCGCCGTCCGCGCCCGGCGGCCGGAGGTGCGGATCGTGGCGGTGCAGGCCGCCGGGGCCGCCGCCTTCCCCGGCTCCCTGGCGGCCGGGTACCCCGTGCCGCTGACCGGGGTGTCCACGATGGCCGACGGGATCGCCGTCGGCGCGCCCAGCGACCTCACGCTCGCGCACGTCCGCGACCTGGTCGACGAGGTGCGCACGGTGGGGGAGGAGGACCTCTCCCGCGCGCTGCTGTTCTGCCTGGAGCGGGCCAAGCTCGTCGTCGAGCCGGCGGGGGTGGCCGCCGTGGCGGCGGTGCTGGCCGAGCCGGAGGCCTTCCCGCCGCCGGTGGTCGCCGTCGTGTCCGGCGGCAACGTCGACCCGGTGCTGCTGCTCAAGGTGGTCCAGCACGGCATGGCGGCGGCCGGCCGGTACCTGCGGCTGCGCCTGGCCGTGCCCGACCGGCCGGGGTCGCTCGCGGCGGTGCTCGCGGTCCTCGCCGAGGGTGGCGCCAACGTCCTGGAGGTCGAGCACGAGCGGACCTCGACCCGCCTGGACCTCGGGCAGGTCGAGGTCTTCGTCGTCCTCGAGACCCGGGGCCCCGACCACGCGCGGACCGTCGTCACCGCGCTGGAGGACGCCGGGTTCCCCGTCTCGGAGGGCTGA
- a CDS encoding sigma 54-interacting transcriptional regulator: MTDVAPAQTPPAPTTLGALRADGAAFRPVKAEIRANLLARLGTGEPSLPGIVGFEDTVVPEVERALIAGHDLVLLGERGQGKTRLIRTLVGLLDEWTPVLAGSELNEHPLNPVSVWAHRQIAEHGEDTPVGWLHRSERFGEKLATPDTSVGDLIGDVDPIKVAEGRTLGDPETVHYGLVPRTNRGIFSVNELPDLAERIQVALLNVLEERDIQIRGYRVRLPLDLLLVASANPEDYTNRGRIITPLKDRFGAEVRTHYPLELADEIRLLQQEARTSGLGAPSGHDGFDAPVVPQHLVEIVARFTRLVRESSHVDQRSGVSARFAIAGLETVAASAVRRAAIAGETRPVARVVDLPGIVPASRGKVEFADSGSDPDDDRETEVLEHLLRQATAQTFRARCGGLDLTGLQEHFTGGETVESGELVPGAALLGQLGTIPRLAELLGRLGVPEGEESAEQAAAAVEFALEGLYLTRRLAKDTDGTRTVYGA; the protein is encoded by the coding sequence GTGACGGACGTCGCCCCAGCGCAGACCCCACCCGCACCCACGACCCTCGGCGCGCTCCGTGCGGACGGAGCCGCCTTCCGGCCGGTCAAGGCCGAGATCCGCGCCAACCTCCTCGCCCGCCTCGGCACCGGCGAGCCCAGCCTGCCCGGCATCGTCGGTTTCGAGGACACCGTCGTCCCCGAGGTCGAGCGGGCCCTCATCGCCGGCCACGACCTCGTCCTGCTCGGCGAGCGCGGCCAGGGCAAGACCCGCCTGATCCGCACCCTCGTCGGCCTGCTCGACGAGTGGACGCCGGTCCTGGCCGGCAGCGAGCTCAACGAGCACCCGCTGAACCCGGTCAGCGTGTGGGCGCACCGCCAGATCGCCGAGCACGGCGAGGACACCCCGGTCGGCTGGCTGCACCGCAGCGAGCGCTTCGGCGAGAAGCTGGCCACCCCCGACACGAGCGTCGGCGACCTCATCGGCGACGTCGACCCGATCAAGGTCGCCGAGGGCCGCACCCTGGGCGACCCCGAGACGGTCCACTACGGCCTGGTCCCGCGCACCAACCGCGGCATCTTCAGCGTCAACGAGCTGCCCGACCTCGCCGAGCGCATCCAGGTGGCGCTGCTCAACGTGCTCGAGGAGCGCGACATCCAGATCCGCGGCTACCGCGTGCGGCTGCCGCTGGACCTGCTGCTCGTGGCCAGCGCCAACCCCGAGGACTACACCAACCGCGGGCGGATCATCACCCCGCTCAAGGACCGCTTCGGCGCCGAGGTCCGCACGCACTACCCGCTGGAGCTGGCCGACGAGATCCGGCTGCTCCAGCAGGAGGCGCGGACCAGCGGGCTCGGTGCGCCGAGCGGGCACGACGGCTTCGACGCTCCCGTGGTCCCCCAGCACCTGGTCGAGATCGTCGCCCGGTTCACCCGGCTGGTGCGCGAGTCCAGCCACGTGGACCAGCGCTCGGGCGTCAGCGCCCGGTTCGCCATCGCGGGGCTGGAGACCGTCGCCGCCTCCGCCGTCCGCCGGGCCGCGATCGCCGGGGAGACCCGGCCGGTGGCGCGCGTCGTCGACCTGCCGGGCATCGTCCCGGCCAGCCGCGGCAAGGTCGAGTTCGCCGACTCCGGCAGCGACCCCGACGACGACCGGGAGACCGAGGTACTCGAGCACCTGCTGCGGCAGGCCACCGCGCAGACCTTCCGCGCCCGGTGCGGCGGGCTGGACCTGACCGGCCTGCAGGAGCACTTCACCGGCGGGGAGACCGTCGAGTCCGGCGAGCTCGTGCCGGGCGCGGCGCTGCTGGGCCAGCTGGGCACCATCCCGCGGCTGGCCGAGCTGCTCGGCCGCCTCGGCGTGCCCGAGGGCGAGGAGTCCGCCGAGCAGGCCGCCGCCGCCGTCGAGTTCGCCCTCGAGGGCCTCTACCTCACCCGCCGGCTGGCCAAGGACACCGACGGCACGCGGACGGTCTACGGCGCATGA
- a CDS encoding VWA domain-containing protein, translating into MSRPRPGRGYRYGRWRGGPDPLAPPYDLGSAVDEIGDSVLGGSGVREALRELLRRGMDGRRGLDELRRSVRERLRQARTAGRMDGTLQEVRELLDRALDAERRALFPDPDDAARLAEAELDALPQDTAGAVRALKDYPFRSPEAREAYDRIQDLLRREVLDSSFANMKQALENASEQDMQAVKDMVADLSRLVDAHNRGEDTDEQFREFMDRHGQFFPDDPQSVEELIDSLARRAAAQERMMAGLSPEQRAELADLMAQTMSDMGLASEMAHLQDALRRARPDLPWGQRGQVPDGEQALGLGDATSAVAELADLEALSNQLSQGYAGASLADVDEELLEQALGREAVDDLAALRQMERELERQGYLNRSDGKLELSPKAVRRLGATALRRVFAKLDAAGRGEHDVADAGAAGELTGSSREWQFGDEQPLDVVRTVRNAVLRTAGTPSGDGDRKVRIAVEDFEVVETERRTGAAVALLVDLSYSMALRGTWGAAKSTAMALHSLVTTRFPQDAIQIIGFSSTAQVLKPETLAELSVDTLQGTNLQHGLMLARRFLARHRDAEPVVLVVTDGEPTAHLEEDGTPYFCWPPMPETIARTVAEVERVARSGATLNVFALDPEPSLVHFVHDITARAGGRVFTPDSDRLGEYVVADYLRTRRGAGRADRAAAGCAPAAARRTTSRRLGR; encoded by the coding sequence ATGAGCCGTCCCCGCCCCGGCAGGGGCTACCGGTACGGCCGCTGGCGGGGCGGGCCCGACCCGCTCGCCCCGCCCTACGACCTGGGCAGCGCCGTCGACGAGATCGGTGACTCCGTGCTCGGCGGCAGCGGCGTGCGGGAGGCGCTGCGCGAGCTGCTGCGCCGCGGCATGGACGGCCGGCGCGGCCTGGACGAGCTGCGCCGCTCGGTGCGCGAGCGGCTGCGGCAGGCGCGCACCGCCGGCCGGATGGACGGCACGCTGCAGGAGGTCCGCGAGCTGCTCGACCGGGCGCTGGACGCCGAGCGCCGCGCGCTGTTCCCCGACCCCGACGACGCCGCCCGCCTGGCCGAGGCCGAGCTCGACGCGCTCCCGCAGGACACCGCGGGCGCCGTGCGGGCGCTCAAGGACTACCCGTTCCGCTCCCCGGAGGCGCGGGAGGCCTACGACCGCATCCAGGACCTGCTGCGGCGGGAGGTCCTCGACAGCTCCTTCGCCAACATGAAGCAGGCGCTGGAGAACGCCAGCGAGCAGGACATGCAGGCGGTCAAGGACATGGTCGCGGACCTGTCCCGGCTGGTGGACGCGCACAACCGCGGCGAGGACACCGACGAGCAGTTCCGCGAGTTCATGGACCGGCACGGGCAGTTCTTCCCCGACGACCCGCAGTCGGTGGAGGAGCTGATCGACTCCCTCGCCCGCCGGGCGGCCGCCCAGGAACGCATGATGGCCGGCCTGTCGCCGGAGCAGCGGGCCGAGCTGGCCGACCTCATGGCCCAGACCATGTCCGACATGGGGCTGGCCAGCGAGATGGCGCACCTGCAGGACGCGCTGCGCCGGGCCCGCCCGGACCTCCCCTGGGGCCAGCGCGGCCAGGTCCCCGACGGCGAGCAGGCCCTCGGCCTCGGTGACGCCACCAGCGCCGTCGCGGAGCTGGCCGACCTCGAGGCGCTGTCCAACCAGCTCTCGCAGGGCTACGCCGGCGCCTCGCTGGCCGACGTCGACGAGGAGCTGCTCGAGCAGGCGCTGGGCCGCGAGGCCGTCGACGACCTCGCCGCGCTGCGGCAGATGGAGCGCGAGCTGGAGCGGCAGGGCTACCTCAACCGCTCCGACGGCAAGCTGGAGCTCTCCCCGAAGGCGGTGCGCCGGCTCGGCGCCACCGCGCTGCGGCGGGTGTTCGCCAAGCTCGACGCGGCCGGCCGCGGGGAGCACGACGTCGCCGACGCCGGTGCCGCCGGGGAGCTCACGGGCAGCTCGCGGGAGTGGCAGTTCGGCGACGAGCAGCCGCTCGACGTCGTCCGGACGGTCCGCAACGCGGTGCTGCGCACCGCCGGCACACCCTCCGGGGACGGCGACCGGAAGGTCCGCATCGCGGTCGAGGACTTCGAGGTCGTGGAGACCGAGCGGCGCACCGGGGCCGCCGTCGCGTTGCTGGTCGACCTGTCCTACTCGATGGCGCTGCGCGGCACCTGGGGTGCGGCCAAGTCGACGGCGATGGCGCTGCACTCGCTGGTGACGACGCGCTTCCCGCAGGACGCGATCCAGATCATCGGCTTCTCCTCCACCGCCCAGGTGCTCAAGCCCGAGACGCTGGCCGAGCTGTCCGTGGACACGCTGCAGGGCACCAACCTGCAGCACGGGCTGATGCTGGCCCGCCGGTTCCTGGCCCGGCACCGCGACGCCGAGCCGGTGGTCCTGGTGGTCACCGACGGTGAGCCGACGGCGCACCTGGAGGAGGACGGCACGCCGTACTTCTGCTGGCCGCCGATGCCCGAGACGATCGCCAGGACCGTCGCGGAGGTGGAGCGGGTGGCCCGGTCGGGCGCGACGCTGAACGTGTTCGCGCTCGACCCGGAGCCGAGCCTGGTGCACTTCGTCCACGACATCACCGCGCGGGCCGGCGGCCGGGTGTTCACCCCGGACAGCGACCGGCTCGGCGAGTACGTCGTCGCGGACTACCTGCGCACCCGCCGGGGCGCCGGGCGCGCTGACCGGGCCGCCGCGGGCTGCGCGCCCGCGGCGGCCCGCCGGACGACGTCGAGGAGACTGGGCCGGTGA
- a CDS encoding GNAT family N-acetyltransferase, whose protein sequence is MTSEPAAVSVEEVGVDVVLPLRSAVLRDGGPAALPGDDDPATVHLAARTPDGRVVGVVRLAPAPCPWRPAREPWQLRGMATDPGVRGTGAGRALAAACLAVVAARGGDLLWCNARVTAAGFYEHMGFTVVTDAFDVDPIGPHVGMLAPVPGR, encoded by the coding sequence GTGACCAGTGAGCCCGCGGCCGTCTCGGTCGAGGAGGTCGGCGTCGACGTGGTGCTGCCCCTGCGCAGCGCCGTCCTGCGCGACGGCGGGCCGGCGGCGCTCCCCGGCGACGACGACCCCGCGACCGTGCACCTGGCCGCGCGGACCCCCGACGGCCGGGTGGTGGGCGTGGTCCGGCTCGCCCCCGCCCCCTGCCCGTGGCGGCCGGCGCGGGAACCGTGGCAGCTGCGCGGCATGGCCACCGACCCGGGGGTCCGGGGCACCGGCGCCGGCCGCGCGCTGGCCGCGGCGTGCCTGGCGGTGGTCGCGGCACGCGGCGGCGACCTGCTGTGGTGCAACGCGCGCGTGACGGCGGCCGGCTTCTACGAGCACATGGGCTTCACCGTGGTGACCGACGCCTTCGACGTCGACCCGATCGGCCCGCACGTCGGCATGCTCGCCCCCGTGCCCGGCCGCTGA